A portion of the Segatella copri DSM 18205 genome contains these proteins:
- a CDS encoding WecB/TagA/CpsF family glycosyltransferase: MESIHLLNVRIDNLSSQELLENLTHGVLVTPNIDDIMKHQHDKEFHEYASQAEFSICDSKVVKLMSSIAGKPLKEAIPGSSFFPMYCDYHAKDENIKVFLLGAKEGVADVAKEKINKRIGRDIIVGTYSPPFGFEKDEKECQHIVDMLSKSSVNVVLVGLGNPKQTKWIYKYKDQLPNIDVFMALGATIDFEAGNIKRAPKIFQKLALEWFYRFCLEPKRLFKRYFVDDMQFFYYFGKQLLGIYKDPFRKK; this comes from the coding sequence GAATAGACAATCTCTCATCTCAAGAATTGCTGGAGAACTTAACTCATGGTGTTCTTGTTACTCCAAATATTGACGATATTATGAAGCATCAGCATGATAAAGAGTTTCATGAGTATGCTTCACAAGCAGAATTCTCTATTTGTGACAGTAAGGTGGTTAAGTTAATGTCTTCTATTGCAGGCAAACCATTGAAAGAGGCTATTCCTGGATCTAGCTTTTTCCCAATGTATTGTGATTATCATGCTAAGGATGAAAATATTAAGGTTTTCCTACTTGGCGCAAAAGAAGGTGTTGCTGATGTAGCTAAAGAAAAAATTAACAAACGTATTGGACGAGACATTATTGTTGGAACTTATTCTCCTCCATTTGGTTTTGAGAAGGATGAGAAGGAATGCCAGCATATAGTGGATATGCTTAGTAAATCGTCTGTTAATGTGGTTTTAGTTGGTTTGGGCAATCCAAAACAAACTAAATGGATTTATAAGTATAAGGATCAGTTGCCTAACATTGATGTATTTATGGCTTTGGGGGCAACTATAGACTTTGAAGCTGGAAACATCAAACGAGCTCCTAAGATTTTCCAAAAACTTGCATTGGAATGGTTTTATCGTTTCTGTCTGGAACCAAAGCGTCTTTTCAAGCGTTACTTCGTAGATGACATGCAGTTCTTTTATTACTTCGGTAAGCAGCTCTTGGGAATATACAAGGATCCTTTCCGAAAAAAGTAG